One window of the Melanotaenia boesemani isolate fMelBoe1 chromosome 14, fMelBoe1.pri, whole genome shotgun sequence genome contains the following:
- the b3gnt7 gene encoding UDP-GlcNAc:betaGal beta-1,3-N-acetylglucosaminyltransferase 7: protein MNNRECWRVSKRVCVMFFVAVVALTVVQRGNINVGAPFELERQARMHASQIPGAEAALEEKTVKRFWKVGRQKSKPKAQTITLQPRAASDSSPGTWDVTSSNCSVNLNYSSQPWFNSLEDNFKQFMLYRHCRYFPMLLNHPEKCAGEINLLMVIKSVATQHDRREVIRKTWGKEQVVNGKRTKILFLLGKPFNEAERANHQKLVEYENYIYGDILQWDFLDSFFNLTLKETHFLKWFHTYCHNVHYVFKGDDDVFVSVDNIFEFLESSSQKENLFVGDVIFKARPIRRKDNKYYIPQALYNGTFYPPYAGGGGFLMDGKLARRLHWAADTLELYPIDDVFLGMCLEVLQVTLVKHEAFKTFGLVRNKNSKLNREPCFFRNMIVVHKLLPLDLMRMWNLVNSDLVCSQKLELL from the coding sequence ATGAACAACAGAGAATGCTGGAGAGTGTCTAAAAGGGTGTGTGTCATGTTCTTCGTGGCTGTAGTGGCGCTGACTGTTGTCCAAAGGGGAAACATCAATGTTGGGGCTCCCTTTGAACTTGAGAGGCAGGCTCGCATGCATGCTTCCCAGATACCAGGGGCCGAAGCTGCTCTGGAAGAGAAAACGGTAAAACGCTTCTGGAAAGTTGGCAGACAGAAGTCAAAGCCTAAAGCTCAAACCATCACGCTGCAGCCAAGGGCTGCTTCAGATAGCAGCCCTGGTACCTGGGATGTGACCAGCTCCAACTGCAGTGTCAACCTCAACTATTCAAGCCAGCCGTGGTTCAACAGCCTGGAGGACAACTTCAAGCAATTCATGCTTTATCGACATTGCCGTTACTTTCCCATGCTCCTCAACCACCCAGAGAAGTGCGCAGGGGAGATAAATTTACTTATGGTGATTAAATCAGTGGCCACCCAACATGACCGCAGGGAGGTCATTCGAAAAACCTGGGGCAAAGAGCAGGTTGTGAACGGCAAGAGGACAAAGATCCTCTTCCTTCTTGGTAAGCCCTTCAATGAGGCAGAAAGAGCAAACCATCAGAAACTGGTCGAGTATGAAAACTACATCTATGGGGATATTCTCCAGTGGGACTTTTTAGATAGTTTTTTCAATCTGACTCTCAAAGAGACCCATTTCCTCAAGTGGTTCCACACTTACTGCCACAACGTCCACTATGTTTTCAAGGGCGACGATGATGTCTTTGTCAGCGTGGACAACATTTTTGAGTTTCTAGAGAGCAGCAGCCAGAAAGAGAACCTGTTTGTGGGGGATGTCATTTTCAAGGCTAGACCCATTCGTAGAAAGGATAACAAATATTACATTCCCCAAGCTTTGTATAATGGCACATTCTACCCTCCATATGCAGGTGGAGGAGGGTTTCTGATGGATGGGAAGTTGGCGAGAAGGCTTCACTGGGCTGCAGACACCCTGGAGCTCTACCCCATCGATGATGTTTTCTTGGGCATGTGTTTGGAGGTGTTGCAGGTTACCCTTGTAAAACACGAAGCCTTTAAGACGTTTGGCTTGGTGAGAAATAAGAACAGTAAGCTGAACCGAGAACCTTGTTTCTTCAGAAACATGATTGTGGTTCACAAGCTGCTCCCATTGGACCTCATGCGCATGTGGAATCTGGTCAACAGTGACCTGGTGTGCTCACAGAAATTGGAATTGCTATAG